GACATCCCAGTTTTGTGATGTCAAACTCTTTTACCAACCAGGTTATGGCCCAGATCGAACTGTTCAAAAACAGCTCTCAGTATGAAAACAAAGTCTATGTCCTGCCCAAGGAACTGGACGAAAAGGTTGCCCGCTTGCATCTTGACAAGCTTGGCGCAAAATTGACGGTTTTGACCGAAGATCAGTCCAAGTACCTGGGGGTCCCCGTGACCGGTCCTTACAAGCCGGATACCTATCGTTATTGAGAATATGGACTGCTGTTGATGTCTGTAGAGCCCCGTGTGGTTGACCATGCGGGGTTTTTTATGATTCGGAGACAGGTTGCGTGGGAAGCGTTATTGCTTGACGTTGAGCAGCAGCCAGATCCCGAATAATAAAAAGATGACGTTTGCGGCCCAGGCGGCGACCAGTGGCGGAATCGCCCCCGCATAGCCAAAGGCGGTGACCAGGGACTGCAGGATGAAATAGCAGACCCCGGTGCCAAGGCTGATCCCTATCCCCAAGGCGATATTGCTTTTGCGGCCACGCTGAAGGGCAAACGGGATGCCGAGAAATCCCATAATCAGGCAGGTGAACGGTTTTGTCAGGCGGTTATGCATATCAACCCGCTGGCGTGTCGCATCATAACCTTCCCGCTCCAGCTTATGGGCGATGGAGCGCAACTTTACAAAGTTCTGCTCGCTGTTGGGGTTTTCCCGCTCAAGAAAATCCACCGGGCTGCGTCCCAGTGGCAAAGCCAACTGCTCCGGGGGCGAGGTCTGGAGCAGGTCGCCACTGGTTGCTGCAAAATTTCTGTCGACCGCCTGATCAGCCAACCAGCGTCCCTGCTCATATTCAACCTTTGGCGCATCGATCCGGCGAACCAGTTTGTGGTCTTTGGAAAAGAAAAAGACTGTCACCCCTTCGAGCCGCTTGTTGTGCGGGTGAGCAACCTTGATATTGATGATCCTGTCGCCGTGGCGGTACCAGATTTCGTTACGGGTCAGCTCGGTCTTCTGCTTCCCTTTCAGTTTGACTTCCAGCAAGTCGTTCAGCTGTTGGGTATTCCAGGGGACGACCATCTCATTGAGGACGAGCACGAGGAGAGACAAGCCCAGAATCAGGGTCATCAGGGGTTGAACGATATGCCAGATGCTGATCCCGCAGGCGCGCATGGCCGTGGTTTCATTGGTTCGGCCCAGGCCGCCGAGGGTCAGCACCATGGCGGTGAGAATGGCCAAGGGCAAAATCTGTACTAAAATAAACGGAATGCTGTTGCCAAGGTAGGACAGATAATCGCCCAGGGTCGCCTGATGGTCGATGAAATCATTGACCTTTTCAAAAAAATCGATGAGCAGGTAAATGCCGATAAAAGAGGCCGTGCATAACACTAAGATGCGGATGAAGTGACTGAGCAAAAAGCGATCGATAATTTTCATTGGCCTGCTCCGCTGCGCTTGAAGAGCCTCAGCAATTTATGCAGGAGCAAAAGCGGACTGGCAAAAAGCTGCAATGGCCTCTCAATCGCAGTGCGGTGCAGAAAGTAGAGTCCACCGACGAAGAAGCAGATGTTCGGCAACCAGAGGATCAGCGCTGCCGGAAGAACCCCTTTCTCTGCGATGGTACCGGCAAAACTGAGCAAAATGTAATAAACCAGAAATACGATCAGGGCCAGGGAAAAACCTGCTCCTTTGCCGGAACGCTGCGACTGCAGGCCTAAAGGAATCCCCACCAGAACCAGTACCAGGGGCGCAAAAGCGATGACCACCCGCTGGTGTTTTTCGACCTCCAGGCGGAGTCGGGTTTTTGGGTCTTGAGTGCTATTCAGGGTCGAGGACAGTTCACCCCAGGACAGTTCGCCGCGAGATCGCCGGCGTTCCTGGTCATTCAACTGGCCGGCGACGTCCAGGTTGATATCATAATTTGAAAAGCGGACGATTTGGTAGGTGGTATGCTGAGAATCACGGGGCTCGCGATGAATGGTGCCATCGGTCAGCCGTAAAGTCATGGCCATTTTTGCGGGGTTGCTGATCAGCCGACCCTGGCGGGCGATAATCGTGGCCGGGACTTCCCCTTCACGTTCATCGGAAATGAAAATATCCTGCATGATACCATTCTTTTCATCCATCCCATGGGTAAACAGGACGATGCCGTCAAAAGCATCGTTAAAAACCCCGGGAGTGATGGCCAGCCCAGCTGATCCGGAAGCGATCTGGAACAGCATGCCCTTAAACGCGGTCTTGCTGGCCGGCTCAATGTAGAGGGTCATCAGCCCGGTCAGCAGGGAAAAGAGCACCGCTAGCGCGACTACCGGCTTAACCAGGTTGTAAAGACTGACTCCGGACGCTTTCAGCGCGATGAACTCGCTGTCGGCCGAGAGCCGTCCGAAAGCAAGCAGGATCGCCAGCAGAAAGGATAGCGGAACGGTAATGCTTAAAAAAGTCGGCAGCAAAAATCCGAACAGCTTGACGATCTGGGTCAGGGGGACCCCTTTGTTGATGACCAGTTCGGTCAGGCGGGGGATCCGGCCCATCAGCAGCACAAAACTGAAAATCAACAGGCTTAACAGCGCTGGCGCCGAAATTTCTCGGAGTATATATCGATGAATTCGCATGGTTGACATAAGGGCGCATACTAATACAGAGGATCTGCGCTGTAAACAAACTATGCGACTCCCCGGAACAGATAAAGTGAGCGCCGCTTTTTGCTGGCTGCAAAGAGACGGACAAGAGGAGGGGGTGGCGACGGTTTGCGGAGCCCGGAAGAAGGGCCTGCCGAGCGGTTTTGATAAGCAGTTTTTCGCTTGCCTGCGGCAGTTAGAAATGGTATAGATCCGCAGTTAACCCATTTCACACGCTTCGGGATTTGCGCAGGATGGTTCCCGGCTGAGCCGGGTCCTGCCGAAACAGAACGAGGCGGAGGAATCAAACCAGACAACAGGAGATGTACAAAATGGCCCAGATTACCATGAAACAAATGCTCGAAGCCGGTGTTCACTTCGGACACCAGACCAAACGCTGGAATCCCAAAATGAAGCCCTATATCTTTGGCGCTCGGAACGGGATTTACATCGTTGACCTGCAGAAAACGGTCCGTTATTTCAAGACGGCTTACCAGTTCATCCAGGATACCGTTGCCAGCGGCGAAAAGGTTCTTTTTGTTGGCACCAAAAAACAGGCCCAGGATGCCATTCGGGAAGAGTCCCTGCGGGCAGATCAGTACTTTGTCAACAATCGTTGGCTGGGCGGGATGCTGACCAACTTTACCACGATCAAAGCCAGCATCGATCGGCTGAAAAAAATCGAAGCCATGGTCGCCGACGGCACCATCGATCAATACACCAAAAAAGAGGCTCTGCAGCTTGAGCGCGAACGTGAGAAGCTGGAGAAAAACCTTGGCGGGATCAAGAATATGGGAAAACTGCCGGGTGCAGTGTTCATTATCGATCCCAAAAAAGAGGCCATTGCCGTCCAGGAAGCCAATAAGCTGGGTATCCCGGTTGTCGCTGTTGTCGATACCAACTGTGACCCGGACAATATCGATTACGTGATCCCCGGCAATGATGATGCCATCCGGGCTATTCGCCTGTTTGCCGCCAAAATTTCCGAGGCATGTATGGAAGGGGCCCAGCAGCGCAAGGATGCCAAGCAGACCGAGGCCGAAGGCCGCGATGAAAAAATCGAAGAGCCGGCAATTGCGGCAGCGGTTGTGGCCGAAGCTCCGGTTGCTGAGGAAGTCAAAGCTGAAGAAGACTGATTTTTTGACGCCTGAAATGGTACACTGGATTTAAAAAGGCCTGCGGCCGGGCTTTTGGTCCGGCCGTTGGTTTAATATCAATAAATCGCGGACCGCGGTCCGTAGCATACAGATTATGGAGGAAATATCGTGAGTATAACTGCAGCAATGGTCTCCGAGTTGCGTAAGAAAACCGGAGCGGGGATGATGGATTGTAAGAAAGCATTGACTGAAACCGCCGGGAATATGGACGAGGCTGTCGATTTCCTGCGTAAAAAAGGCCTCTCCGCCGCCGCGAAAAAATCCGGTCGCGTGGCTGCCGAAGGTGCGGTCGCCGCAATTGCTGACGGAGCCGTCGGGGCGATTGTCGAAGTTAACGCTGAAACTGATTTTGTCGCCAAAAACGATGCCTTCCAATCCTTTGTCGCCAATGTCAGTGAGGTCATCCTGGCCAACGAAGTTGCTGATGTTGAAGCTCTGAAGGCCCTTCCTTACCCGGGCACCGAGCGTAATGTCGGGGATGAACTGACCCATCAGATTGCCACCATCGGCGAAAATATGAGCCTGCGCCGCCTGGCTCGCGTGGATGCCGGAGCCGGCGTTGTTGCCGCCTATGTCCATGGGGCCGGGAAAATCGGTGTTCTGGTTGAATTCAAGACTGATTCCGCTGATGACAAGCTGGCTGAACTTGGCAAACAGATTGCCATGCATGTCGCCGCGGCCGCTCCGCAGTACCTCGATCGGAACGCTGTTCCGGCGGAGGTTGTTGAAAAAGAAAAGGAAATTATGCGGGTTAAGGCACTGGAAAGCGGTAAGCCGGAAAATATCGTCGATAAAATCATTCTTGGCCAGATCAACAAGTTTTACGGTGAAGTCTGCCTGCTTGAGCAAGCTTTTGTGATCGATCCCGATCAGAAGGTCGGTAAGATTGTCGAAGCACTGGGGAAAGAACTCGGCACCACGATTACCCTGAACAGCTTTGTGCGGTTCCAGCTGGGTGAGGGGATCGAGAAAAGAGAAGATGATTTTGCGGCTGAAGTTGCTGCTTTAAGCAAGTAAGTAACCTTTCCCGGAAGGAGCTTTTGTGGCAACGGTCAAATATCGAAGAATATTGTTGAAGCTCAGCGGCGAGGCTCTCGCCGGTGAGCAGGGCTACGGCATTGATCCGCAGGTTATTACCGGAATCGCCACGGAAATCAAAGAAGTGGTTGCGCTCGGGGTCGAGGTTGCATTGGTCATCGGGGGGGGCAATATCTTCAGAGGGCTCGCCGCGTCGTCAAAAGGGATGGATCGGGCCAGCGCCGATTACATGGGGATGCTGGCCACCGTGATGAACAGCTTGGCGATGCAGGACGCGCTGGAAAAACAAGGGGTGAATACCCGGGTCCAGTCGGCTATCGAGATGCAGCAGATTGCCGAACCTTATATCCGTCGTCGAGCCGTCCGCCATCTTGAAAAAGGACGGGTGGTTATTTTCAGTGCCGGCACCGGAAATCCGTATTTCACGACAGATACCGCTGCCAGCTTGCGGGCCATGGAGATCAACGCCGAGGTTATCCTTAAAGCAACCAAGGTTGACGGGGTTTATTCATCCGATCCTAAGAAAAACAGTGATGCCGTCAAATTGCCGGTCCTGACGTACCTTGAGGTCTTGCAGCAAGGGCTGCAGGTTATGGATGCGACGGCAACTTCACTCTGTATGGACAATAATCTGCCGATGATTATTTTCGACATGACCAGCCGAGACAATATTAAAAAAGTCGTTTTGGGAGAAAAGATCGGAACGATTGTCAAGGGAGGCGACGAAAATGGTTGATGAAGTTCTTAACGAGACCCGTTTCGCCATGGATAAGGCGGTTAAATCCCTGAAACGGGATATGACCAAGGTACGTACCGGGCGAGCCAGTGTTTCTTTGCTTGATGATGTCAGGGTCGAGTATTACGGCGTGCCGACCCCACTCAGCCAAGTGGCGACGCTATCGGCACCTGAACCGCGTCTGATCACGGTCCAGCCTTGGGAAAAGAACCTGATCCCGGAAATCGAAAAGGCTCTTTTTAAGGCAGATCTGGGGCTGACCCCTTCTTCGGATGGGCAGTTGATTCGCCTCCCCGTTCCGGCGCTGACTGAAGAGCGGCGGCGGGAAATGGTGAAAATCATTAAGCGGATGGCCGAGGAAGCTAAAATCTCGGTGCGTAATGCACGACGGGATGCCAACGATAACCTTAAGATGCTCGAAAAGGAAAAAGAAATCACGGAAGATGATTTGAAACGCAGCGAAAAGGACGTGCAACAACTGACTGACCAATTCGTTGAACTCATCGACTCCGTGGTCCAGAAAAAAGAGCAGGAGGTTATGGAGGTCTGACGGTTGTTTGCCTATGAAGGAGTGATCAATGGCTCTTAAAATTAATGAAGAGTGCATCGGTTGTGGTACCTGCGTGGATAGCTGCCCGATTGGGGCGATCGTTGAAGCGGGAGAGCTTTATTCCATAACTGACGAATGTACTGAATGTCGGGCTTGTGTTGACAGCTGCCCGGTGAATGCTGTCATTGATTGACAGATTGGTAAAATCGCATAGCAAGGGCGTTGAAAAACGCCCTTTTTTTATTTGCTCAGCGCGCTGGCGGAAAAACAAAGATTTCCAGCTGTTTTGCTGAATTTAGAGGGGGGCTTGGGTTGACGGATCGAACCCTGTGCCGGTATTCGCCTTGCCGAAGCATGAGAAAGCGTGCTATTTTTCCCAGCCGGGAATGTTCCTGGTTCTCTGAACGGTGTAATTAATATAATGTCGGATTGTATAGAATTGATGCATACAGCGCCTCTAAGACACCTTGCTGTTATCATGGATGGTAACGGACGCTGGGCTAAACAACGAGGCCTGCCCAGGATAGCAGGGCATCGGCAAGGGGTGGAAGCGGTTACGGTCATTGTCGACGCCTGTTTGTTGCAGGGGATTGATGTTTTAAGTCTGTATGCTTTTAGCTCGGAAAACTGGGGGCGGCCCCAGGATGAAGTCGATGCGTTAATGGAGTTACTGCTGCAGTTCCTGGCATTGCAGCAAAACAAGATGCTTGCCAAGGGCATCAGTCTGCGGGTTATCGGCGATACCAGTCGGATGTCCCCATCACTCCAAACGGCTTTGAAAGAAGCCGAGGCCAAGACGGCCGGTGGCAAACGGATGACCTTGGTGCTGGCATTATCTTACGGCGGCAGGGATGAAATTCTGCGCGCGGTCAAAAAGGCTTCGCGACAGGTTTGTCAGGGGGAACTTGATCCGGATAAACTGGATTGCTGCACGTTTTCCGGTTTTCTCGACACGGCCGATATTCCGGATCCTGACCTGTTGATCCGTACCAGCGGCGAGATGAGGATCAGCAACTTCCTGCTTTGGCAGCTCGCCTATGCGGAACTCTATTTCACTGATGTGCTTTGGCCCGATTTCGGAGCGGATGACCTGCAGCATGCACTGGACGACTATCGCCAGCGCAAACGTCGCTTCGGGTTGACCGACGAACAGCTTCACGAACCTTGAAATTATGGGAGATTGACGATTAAACAGCGCATTCTGACAGCTCTTGTGCTTCTGCCTCTGCTGATCCTCCTGTTAGGTTTTGCCAGTCCCATGGTTTTCAGCGTTTTTCTGACCTTGGTCCTGTTTGTTAGTTTGTTGGAATATAACAAAATGGGATTGGCCGGGGAACATGGCCTCGAACAATGGCTCAGTGCTGCGGCTGGAGCTGCGGTTGTGCCGGTATTGGCCTTGAACCAGCCGGAGTTGCTGGTGCCGTTGTACACCGGCCTGTATCTGGTTCTGGCGTTGCTGTTCCTGTTTCGTCTGCCACCCATTGAAGAGACTCACCACCGCTTGGGCTGGCTCGTCTCCGGGACGGTTTACCTGCCATTGCTGATCGGTCATCTGGTGCCGCTACACCAGCTTGCTTATGGGAAACAATGGATCTTCTTGCTGCTTATCGCAGTGATGGCCTGTGATTCGATGGCTTATTTCATTGGTCGGAAGTTCGGTAAGCGCAAACTTTACCCGGCTGTAAGTCCAAATAAGAGCATTGAAGGAGCATACGGCGGGATTCTGGGCGCAGTCCTGGGGGTTTTGTTTGCAAAATTGTTTTTCCTGCAGGCCATCGGCTGGTTCGGCGTTCTCGGGATCGGCGTCGCCCTGGGCGTTTTCGGCCAACTGGGCGACCTCTTCGAATCTCTTCTCAAGCGGGCCTGCAGGGTCAAGGATTCCGGTACCATGATTCCGGGACACGGTGGACTGCTGGACCGCCTGGACAGTTTATTGTTTGTTTTTCCCCTCGTTTACTATATTGCCAAATATGGTTACGGAGGCTAGGGGCGTACGTTTGAAGAACATATCGTTGCTCGGATCCACCGGCTCTATCGGAGTCAGTACCCTCGAAATTATCAAGTCCTTTCCCCACCATTATCGGGTGGTCGCCTTGGCGGCCGGCAAAAATGTCGATCTGTTGCTGCAGCAGATCGAGGTCTTTCAACCTGAAGTTGTCGCCGTTGTTGCTGAAGAAGACGCGGATTATTTAGCCTCCAAACTACATGACCATGGGATTGAGGTCGGGTTTGGCGTGGCCGGGATGATTCGCTGTGCAACTCTGGCTGCTGCGGACATGGTGGTTGCGGCGATTGTCGGCGCGGCTGGACTGGAGCCCACTTTAGCCGCAATTCAGGCAGGTAAAGATGTTGCTCTGGCCAATAAGGAAACCCTGGTCATGGCCGGCGGGCTGATCATGGCCGAAGTCCGGCGCCAGGGGATTAAGCTGATCCCTGTCGACAGCGAACATTCGGCTATCTTTCAGTCGCTGAGCGGACAGCGTCACACTGATGTCCGACGCTTGATCCTGACCGCCTCCGGAGGTCCGTTCCGCGATTTGGAACGGGAGAAGTTTGGTGAAATTACCCCGAGCAGCGCTTTGGCCCATCCAAATTGGGCGATGGGGCGGAAAATATCCATCGATTCGGCTACAATGATGAATAAGGGGCTGGAGGTCATCGAGGCGCATTGGCTGTTCGGAATTCCTGCAGAGCAGATTGCCGTGCATATTCATCCGGAAAGTATCGTCCATTCCCTGGTTGAGTATCACGATGGTGCTTTGCTGGCTCAATTGGGAATTCCCGATATGAAGACCCCGATCGCTTATGCCCTGTCCTGGCCTGAGCGGCTGCCTCTGGAACAGCCCCCCCTTGACCTGTGTGCCATGAGCCGCTTAACATTTTCCCATCCGGATCGGGAGCGGTTTCCCTGCCTGAGGCTGGCCTATGAAGCTTTGGCCGAAGGAGGAACCCTGCCAGCGGTTATGAATGCCGCCAATGAGATTGCGGTCGAGGCTTTTCTTGCCAACCGCCTTGATTTTGTCGGCATCCCGGTGCTGATTGAACAGGTTATGAAGCGTCATCAGATTCAGGCGGCTTCCTCGGTCGACAGTGTGCTGCAGGCCGATGACTGGAGTCGTAACGAAGCTAAACGAATGTTAAGTGGAGGACAGGCATGACCACCGTTATTGCCGGAATCCTGATGCTAGGGGTGCTGGTTTTTGTTCATGAACTCGGACACTTTGTCGTTGCCAAACTGTGCGGAGTTAAAGTCCTGAAGTTTTCTCTGGGCTTCGGGCCCAGATTGGTGTCCCGGAAAAAGGGGGAGACGGAGTATCAAATCTGTATTATTCCGTTGGGCGGCTATGTGCAGATGCTTGGCGAAGGGGGCGGCGAGCAGGGTGAGGATGCCGAACTGACGCCAGCTGAGGCGGCCCGTTCCTTTGCCCATAAACCGGTTTCGAAGCGGTTGGCGATTGTTCTTGCCGGTCCGGCGATGAACTTGCTGCTGCCGCTGTTGATTCTGCCGGTGAGCTTTATGGTCGGGGTTCAGGTTCCCAGCTATTTTGATCAGCCCGCCTGTATCGGTTATGTTGTCCCGGATTCTAATGCTGCCACCGCCGGTTTTGTCGGCGGCGATTGTGTGGTGGGTCTGAATGGGCAGGCGATCCACAGCTGGAATGAAGCGAACAAGGCGTTTGTGAGCCAAGCCGGTGATTCTTTGCATTTCCGCATCGAGCGTAACGGCCAGACCCGGACCATTGAAATTCCCGCTGAAAATGACAGCCTGGAGGGAATGCAGGCGCTCGGGCTATTGCCGACTCAGGAAGCGCGGGTCGGAGCCATGGCTGCGGATATGCCTGCGGCACAGGCCGGGTTGCAGCGTGGTGACCTGATTCTGGCGATTGACGGACATAAGGTTTTTTCCTGGTACGATTTAAGAGGGATTATTCAGCAGGTCGGCAAGCAAAAGGTTCCGGTTTTGCTGGAGCGTGGAGGAAAACAGAGTGTTGTCGAGGTGACTCCGCAACAGCGGGCAGGGGAGGGGGAATACCTGCTCGGCATCGCTCCGTTGCAAAGTTTCCAATTGAAGCATTTCGGGTTTGCTGCCTCTATCAAAGAGGGGGCCAAGCGCACCTGGGAACTGATTGACCTGACAGTGGTTTTTGTGCAGAAGCTTTTCACCGGGAATGTCTCCGCCAAGAACATCGGCGGCCCGATCACCGTGGTTCAGATTGCCGGACAGGCTGCGCAGACCGACCTCGCGTCAATTCTGTCGGTGTTGGCTTTTATTTCCATTCAGCTCGGAATTCTTAACCTGTTGCCGATTCCGATTCTGGACGGCGGACATATCCTTTTTTACAGTATTGAGCTGATTTTACGTAGGCCTGTCTCCATCAGAGCACGCGAGATGGCGCAACAGGTCGGAATGGCCATGCTGCTGATGTTGATGGTCTTGGCATTTTATAATGACATTGTACGGCTTTGGGGATGAATAAAGATTTTTCACACACCAGAATCCTGGCTTTGGACACGGCTTCATTGACGGGCAGCGTGGCTTTGTGCCAGGGCGAAACCCTGGTCGCAGAATCCTTACTGAATGTACGCAGCACCCATAGTGAAAAACTGCTTGGGCAAATTGATTTGCTGCTGGGCGAAGCCGGTTGGGATCTTGCTGACCTCGATCTGCTCGCTGCAGTAACCGGACCCGGGTCCTTTACCGGGTTGCGTATCGGTTTGGCAACCCTCAAAGGGTTGGGGCAGGTTCTCGATAAATCGGTTGTTCCGGTTTCGGCATTGCAGGTCGCTGCGTTGGGTGCTCCTTTGGCCACAGTCCCGGTCTGTGCTTTTTTGGATGCCCGCAAAAAAGAAGTTTACACCCAGCTGTTCGATACCCTGACCGGCTCGCCGATTGCCATCGACCAGCCACGGGTCCTCCCGCCGCGCGTCCTGCTGGAAAAATTGCCGGGGCGGGTTGTTCTGGTCGGTGACGGGGTTTCCCTGTACCACGATCTGATTATTGATTGTCTGGGGGAAAGAGCGGTGCTGCCACCTGCTCCCGCTCATCAGCGGCATGCTTTTCAAGCGGCCTGGTTGGCCCTCCAGGCCTTCAAAGACGGCGCCGTAGGCAGTGCTGCCGAATTGCAGCCGACCTATATCCGTCCTTCCGATGCCGAATTAAACCTTCCCGCTAAGCCAGCTTCGGTTGTTTAATCTCCGTCGCCGGTCATGGAGAAGAGGGGGCAGCGGCCGGCACAATCGTGTTCCGTTTCTGGTTAGTAGTTGACAATCTTGAAGCGATTTGGTTATTTTGAGATAGCGATAACAAAGATGGTTTCGACTTAAGTTCTCTGGTCCGAACCACGGGGTTTCTGCTTTGGAGGCCTGCCTTTTTGCAACGTCATTGGGATTGAAAATTTGCACTCGGGGACGTAGCCGTATACGCCGCACCGGCAAACGGAAAGATCGTGAGACATTGTAAAAATCGGAGGGCTTTGAACAGGGACAGGTTTTAACCCAGCTACATGCGCGGAGGTGCCAATGGACATTGACCAAAACCTTTTGCAAGATCTTATCGAGAACAACCCCCGTTTCCGCATGCTTTACGAAGAACACGTCATCTTTGAAAAACAACTCACCGAATATGAAAAAAAAGCGTTTTTAACCCCTCAAGAAGAGCTTGAAAAAAATAAAGTCAAGAAAATGAAACTGGTTGGCAAAGACGAAATGGAAAAGATTGTCCAGTCCGTGACCGTCTGATTCCGTATCCCAGTTGTTGGGTGTTTTGATACAGCAAAGGGTTTAAGCATCGGCTTAAACCCTTTGCTGTATTTGAACCCCTGAGGACGGTGGAAAAGTATGAGTTCTTCGTTCCCGGGTGGCAGTGTTTGTACGTTATGTACATCATTTCCCCTTGACAACTGTGTCCCGGTCATGAAAAGTCTTCTGTTCCCGGGATATCAACGGCAAGACGATGGGGTTTTGGCCTGCCTGATCGGCAACTCGCGGAGAACGGGCGGGAGTAAGAGCTTTATTCGAGATCATAGTACGAGGTTTTTCAGGAGGCACAGATGGAGCTGACCGGGTCACAGATTTTACTTGAATGTTTGAAGCTGGAAGGAATCGATACCGTTTTCGGTTACCCCGGTGGCGCTGTCATCAATATTTACGATGATCTGTATGACTCCACAATCCGGCATATTTTGACC
The Pelobacter seleniigenes DSM 18267 DNA segment above includes these coding regions:
- the rseP gene encoding RIP metalloprotease RseP; its protein translation is MTTVIAGILMLGVLVFVHELGHFVVAKLCGVKVLKFSLGFGPRLVSRKKGETEYQICIIPLGGYVQMLGEGGGEQGEDAELTPAEAARSFAHKPVSKRLAIVLAGPAMNLLLPLLILPVSFMVGVQVPSYFDQPACIGYVVPDSNAATAGFVGGDCVVGLNGQAIHSWNEANKAFVSQAGDSLHFRIERNGQTRTIEIPAENDSLEGMQALGLLPTQEARVGAMAADMPAAQAGLQRGDLILAIDGHKVFSWYDLRGIIQQVGKQKVPVLLERGGKQSVVEVTPQQRAGEGEYLLGIAPLQSFQLKHFGFAASIKEGAKRTWELIDLTVVFVQKLFTGNVSAKNIGGPITVVQIAGQAAQTDLASILSVLAFISIQLGILNLLPIPILDGGHILFYSIELILRRPVSIRAREMAQQVGMAMLLMLMVLAFYNDIVRLWG
- the tsaB gene encoding tRNA (adenosine(37)-N6)-threonylcarbamoyltransferase complex dimerization subunit type 1 TsaB, with translation MNKDFSHTRILALDTASLTGSVALCQGETLVAESLLNVRSTHSEKLLGQIDLLLGEAGWDLADLDLLAAVTGPGSFTGLRIGLATLKGLGQVLDKSVVPVSALQVAALGAPLATVPVCAFLDARKKEVYTQLFDTLTGSPIAIDQPRVLPPRVLLEKLPGRVVLVGDGVSLYHDLIIDCLGERAVLPPAPAHQRHAFQAAWLALQAFKDGAVGSAAELQPTYIRPSDAELNLPAKPASVV